From the genome of Candidatus Roizmanbacteria bacterium, one region includes:
- the gatB gene encoding Asp-tRNA(Asn)/Glu-tRNA(Gln) amidotransferase subunit GatB, translating into MTQSYSPVIGLEIHVELSTKSKMFCQCSAEYFGKEPNSNTCPVCLGLPGALPAPNRVALDWCIKIGKALNCTINVSTKFDRKHYSYPDLPKGYQISQYDEPVAINGSLKVGEKTFGITRVHMEEDTGKLLHVGEDSLVDFNRSGVPLVEIVTEPDFTNSDEVKEFLQELHTIIRYLEVSDADMEKGSMRMEPNISLRVVGDQKSDVRELPNYKVEVKNINSFNFVKKAIDYELTRQAEILDQSKTPEQETRGYDEKTMKTVSQRSKEEAHDYRYFPEPDIPPFVFEQKFIDSIALPELPTAKIDRYVKELKIKEIDARILTKDFELVKYFEKVVELSDLEPQKIANLVINSKLATNVSIEEFISQATKLLSTKKTDMPTLMLAIKKVIAENSDVVTNYKAGKLSSLMFLVGQVMREMKGQAEANLIKDKLVEAISNS; encoded by the coding sequence ATGACGCAATCATACTCACCGGTCATCGGCCTGGAAATACATGTCGAACTGAGTACAAAGTCCAAAATGTTCTGTCAGTGCTCTGCGGAGTACTTTGGAAAAGAGCCGAACAGTAACACCTGCCCTGTGTGCCTAGGTCTTCCAGGCGCTCTTCCCGCACCAAACAGAGTTGCCCTCGACTGGTGCATTAAAATCGGTAAAGCGCTAAACTGCACGATTAATGTGAGTACCAAGTTTGATCGGAAGCACTACTCATATCCAGATCTTCCAAAAGGCTATCAAATAAGTCAGTATGACGAACCAGTAGCTATAAATGGCTCTTTGAAAGTCGGCGAAAAAACATTTGGTATTACCAGAGTTCACATGGAAGAGGATACCGGAAAGTTACTCCATGTCGGAGAGGACTCGCTAGTTGATTTCAACCGATCAGGTGTGCCACTTGTCGAGATTGTGACCGAACCAGACTTTACCAACTCGGATGAGGTTAAAGAATTTTTACAGGAGCTTCATACGATAATCCGTTATCTTGAGGTTTCCGATGCGGATATGGAGAAAGGTTCAATGAGGATGGAACCAAATATATCGCTGCGAGTTGTCGGTGATCAGAAGTCGGATGTTAGAGAACTACCAAACTATAAAGTTGAGGTTAAGAATATTAATTCTTTCAACTTTGTCAAAAAGGCTATTGACTATGAATTGACTCGGCAGGCTGAAATTTTGGATCAAAGCAAAACGCCTGAGCAGGAAACTAGAGGTTATGACGAAAAGACAATGAAAACCGTGAGTCAAAGATCGAAAGAGGAGGCTCATGACTATCGATATTTTCCAGAACCGGACATTCCTCCATTTGTTTTTGAGCAGAAGTTCATTGACTCTATTGCATTACCGGAGTTGCCAACCGCAAAAATAGATCGTTATGTTAAGGAACTAAAAATTAAGGAAATAGATGCTAGGATCTTAACGAAAGACTTCGAGTTAGTTAAGTACTTTGAAAAAGTCGTTGAGTTAAGCGACCTTGAACCTCAGAAAATTGCCAACTTAGTAATTAATAGCAAACTGGCAACTAACGTCTCGATCGAAGAGTTTATCTCACAGGCGACGAAACTATTAAGTACGAAGAAAACCGATATGCCTACTCTAATGCTGGCAATTAAGAAGGTGATCGCAGAAAATAGTGACGTAGTGACCAACTATAAGGCGGGGAAACTTTCATCTCTTATGTTTTTAGTTGGGCAAGTCATGAGGGAGATGAAGGGTCAAGCAGAGGCGAACCTAATTAAAGATAAACTAGTAGAGGCAATTTCTAATTCCTAA
- the gatA gene encoding Asp-tRNA(Asn)/Glu-tRNA(Gln) amidotransferase subunit GatA, protein MNLIGKSLLELKGMVEKKQISHAELWKFFSDRVEKYDKALNCFVTPPSKEGTGLAQNGAEGFPIAFKDNFNTKGIRTTASSKVLDTYIPPYNATVVEKLLGMQFAVFGKTNMDAWAHGSSTETSDYGPTNNPWDVSRAAGGSSGGSAAATAAYLVPAAIGSETAGSIRQPAAWCGLVGLKPTYGRVSRYGVIAMGSSWDCPGPITRTVEDAAYLLEIIQGEDPYDATTLPAGNSKYEIRKTKKMRIGVCKDYLENIDPDIQKRFDETVEILKKLGHEIIPVTLISPKYSISVYTILQRSEVSSNLNRYDGVRYGKDRTFFGEEAKRRIMLGTYSLSHGYYDAFYKKAEKVRQLIIQDFESAFQTVDLIIAPTTPLTAIKKVSSRSTRSLER, encoded by the coding sequence ATGAACTTAATCGGTAAGTCACTTTTGGAGTTAAAAGGGATGGTCGAAAAAAAACAGATTTCTCATGCTGAGCTATGGAAGTTCTTCTCAGACAGAGTGGAGAAGTATGACAAAGCTCTTAACTGCTTCGTGACTCCCCCATCCAAAGAGGGAACCGGACTTGCCCAGAACGGAGCTGAAGGTTTCCCCATAGCCTTTAAGGACAACTTCAACACTAAAGGGATTCGAACGACCGCTTCTTCAAAGGTTCTTGATACCTACATCCCGCCGTACAACGCTACCGTTGTCGAAAAATTACTAGGAATGCAGTTTGCGGTTTTTGGCAAGACTAATATGGATGCCTGGGCACACGGTTCATCAACCGAAACTTCAGACTATGGTCCAACGAATAACCCATGGGATGTATCACGTGCCGCCGGAGGTTCTTCGGGTGGATCAGCTGCTGCAACAGCGGCATATTTAGTACCCGCAGCGATTGGTTCGGAGACCGCAGGGTCTATACGACAACCAGCTGCTTGGTGCGGATTAGTCGGCTTAAAACCTACCTATGGACGAGTCTCGCGTTACGGAGTTATTGCCATGGGCTCATCATGGGACTGCCCCGGGCCAATAACTAGAACCGTTGAAGATGCCGCTTATTTATTGGAAATAATTCAGGGCGAAGATCCATACGATGCCACTACTCTGCCCGCAGGAAATTCGAAATACGAAATACGAAAAACGAAAAAAATGAGAATTGGCGTTTGTAAAGACTATTTAGAAAATATTGATCCCGATATTCAGAAACGGTTTGATGAAACAGTCGAGATACTTAAAAAATTAGGGCATGAGATTATTCCCGTAACCTTAATATCTCCCAAGTACTCAATATCCGTTTATACAATCCTGCAAAGATCCGAAGTTTCATCCAATCTTAATAGATACGACGGAGTTCGTTATGGAAAAGACAGAACATTTTTTGGAGAGGAAGCAAAAAGAAGAATAATGTTGGGAACTTACAGTCTTTCCCATGGTTACTACGACGCATTTTATAAAAAGGCTGAGAAGGTGAGACAACTTATAATTCAAGACTTTGAGTCTGCTTTCCAAACAGTTGACCTGATAATAGCTCCGACAACTCCCCTTACCGCCATCAAAAAGGTGAGTTCGAGAAGTACCCGTTCTTTGGAGAGGTAA
- the gatC gene encoding Asp-tRNA(Asn)/Glu-tRNA(Gln) amidotransferase subunit GatC — MKKTLTREEIDKLAKLSNLTLSEAEMTKIGSQFEETIKYVENLNDLDTSQVSNITNVTGQENKFFEDGTENKRLFTQEQATANSNCKKNGLFVVPKVFK; from the coding sequence ATGAAAAAAACTCTCACAAGGGAAGAAATCGACAAACTTGCAAAACTATCTAATCTCACACTCTCTGAAGCTGAGATGACAAAGATAGGATCGCAGTTTGAGGAAACGATCAAGTACGTAGAAAATCTCAACGACCTTGATACGTCCCAAGTTAGCAACATCACGAATGTAACAGGACAAGAAAACAAGTTCTTTGAGGATGGAACCGAAAACAAACGCCTCTTCACTCAAGAACAAGCTACTGCAAACTCAAACTGCAAGAAGAACGGGTTATTTGTTGTGCCTAAAGTATTTAAATAA
- a CDS encoding M48 family metallopeptidase produces MGSSNQYLVFGLLFSVFSGFGSYFYSDKLVLMTTGAKPALKKDYFDLYTVAENVSIAAGLPTPRLYVIQSEAMNAFATGRDPKHAVVAATTGILKVLSRSELEAVIAHELGHVKNYDILFSSIVSVLVGTLVLVTDWLQRSFFWFGIRSDDNDRSLGPVQLAMFLLTIIVAPIVATLIQLAVSRKREYLADATGALITRNPDALANALIKISSSPIPLKTASGANAHLFITNPFKKKGGVSKFASLFSTHPPVEDRVRILREM; encoded by the coding sequence ATGGGAAGCTCAAACCAATATTTGGTTTTTGGTTTACTGTTTTCAGTCTTCTCCGGATTTGGAAGCTACTTCTATTCAGATAAACTCGTCTTAATGACAACTGGTGCAAAACCAGCTTTAAAAAAGGATTATTTCGATCTGTACACCGTCGCAGAAAATGTTTCGATAGCTGCCGGTCTTCCTACACCGAGACTGTACGTAATCCAGTCCGAAGCCATGAACGCATTTGCTACAGGCCGAGATCCCAAGCATGCAGTAGTCGCAGCAACAACTGGAATCTTGAAGGTCTTGAGTCGATCCGAACTTGAGGCTGTTATTGCGCACGAACTCGGTCACGTAAAGAACTACGACATTCTTTTTTCATCGATTGTTTCAGTTCTTGTTGGGACCTTAGTATTGGTTACCGACTGGTTGCAGAGAAGTTTCTTTTGGTTTGGAATTAGAAGCGATGACAATGACAGATCACTTGGTCCGGTACAGTTAGCGATGTTTCTGCTTACCATAATTGTTGCACCGATCGTTGCCACTTTAATTCAACTAGCTGTATCTCGAAAAAGAGAGTACCTTGCAGACGCAACCGGCGCTCTGATCACTCGTAATCCAGATGCTCTTGCCAATGCCCTCATAAAGATTAGTAGTAGTCCGATACCATTAAAAACAGCTTCTGGTGCCAACGCCCATCTTTTCATTACTAATCCCTTCAAGAAGAAGGGTGGAGTTTCCAAATTTGCCTCACTTTTTAGTACTCATCCTCCAGTTGAGGATCGAGTAAGAATACTTCGAGAGATGTGA
- a CDS encoding LemA family protein: MNTTYIIVGAIVLLAVYVIGSYNSFVVLVARLKEALSGIDVQLKRRADLIPNLVETVKGYAKHEKSVFENVTKARSALVKADSLADKAQADNMLTSALKSVFAVAEAYPQLQASENFKDLQRQLEDTEDKVAYSRQFYNSNALDLNTKVKTFPTNVIANIFSFKEVEFFQATAEERKSVKVNFA, encoded by the coding sequence ATGAATACAACGTACATAATAGTAGGAGCTATTGTTTTACTCGCAGTTTACGTAATTGGGAGCTATAACTCTTTTGTAGTTTTAGTTGCGCGACTCAAGGAAGCACTATCGGGAATAGATGTTCAACTTAAAAGAAGAGCAGACCTCATTCCAAATCTTGTTGAAACAGTCAAAGGATATGCCAAACATGAAAAATCCGTATTTGAGAATGTAACGAAGGCCCGATCTGCTTTAGTCAAAGCTGACAGCCTTGCAGATAAAGCTCAGGCAGACAACATGCTTACCTCTGCTCTGAAATCGGTATTTGCGGTAGCAGAAGCTTATCCACAATTACAAGCAAGTGAGAACTTTAAGGATCTCCAGAGACAGCTCGAAGACACTGAAGACAAGGTAGCATACTCACGACAGTTTTATAACAGCAACGCACTTGATCTAAACACGAAGGTTAAGACGTTCCCAACGAATGTAATTGCTAACATCTTTAGTTTTAAGGAGGTTGAGTTTTTTCAGGCTACGGCCGAGGAAAGAAAGAGCGTGAAGGTTAACTTTGCCTAA
- a CDS encoding LysM peptidoglycan-binding domain-containing protein gives MKVYGNPYRWTELWRANPTIENPDLIYAGNTLNIK, from the coding sequence ATGAAGGTCTACGGCAATCCTTACCGATGGACCGAACTATGGAGAGCTAACCCAACTATTGAGAATCCTGACTTAATCTATGCAGGAAACACGCTAAATATAAAGTAA
- a CDS encoding O-antigen ligase family protein, which produces MILLSLSVICFLLGQVGRLSFNQQEINLYLYEIPYFAWVAYQLFIKRYIYRLRKETTTLVGILLVTFLLGIARVQAFPNFVSFLYLVRLVGYLLGFDIITDCVKNGFISKKLVQISIFLLGFFGMIQYFLYGNLRNLQYLGWDPHQSRVFGQFFDTSVAGAVYGLILIYLVIRKNLFSSLVKNFIYPSAYLILGLFTYSRGYLVSIASAVVVQTLIIKKNLKLLGFAVSVLIGFIVLAPKPFGEGVKLLRTSTVESRLTDYQTGLKLFLKNQFIGIGYNRIRYFKPSDSVLNRGLSHAGASFHSSYLIVAVTSGVVGLGAFLYWFWLTGRMSDFALVSGVFISVYSLFDNIILHPFVLFLWPILIGLTSRKKR; this is translated from the coding sequence ATGATATTGTTGAGTCTGTCAGTTATTTGTTTTTTGCTTGGTCAGGTAGGGCGACTTTCATTCAACCAACAAGAAATAAATCTTTATCTATACGAAATTCCGTATTTTGCGTGGGTGGCTTACCAGCTTTTTATCAAGCGGTATATTTATAGACTAAGAAAGGAAACTACAACGCTAGTAGGAATACTACTTGTCACATTTCTTCTTGGAATAGCTAGGGTCCAAGCCTTTCCTAATTTTGTCAGTTTTCTCTACTTGGTTAGATTGGTGGGATACTTGTTGGGTTTTGACATAATCACAGATTGTGTTAAAAATGGTTTTATTTCCAAAAAGTTAGTTCAGATATCTATTTTTTTACTCGGATTCTTCGGGATGATTCAGTACTTTCTTTATGGTAATCTACGAAATCTACAGTACCTTGGTTGGGATCCACATCAAAGTAGAGTATTCGGTCAATTTTTCGACACCTCTGTTGCCGGTGCGGTGTACGGACTCATACTGATATATTTGGTGATTAGAAAAAATTTATTCAGTTCGTTGGTTAAGAACTTTATCTATCCCTCTGCATACCTCATCTTGGGACTTTTTACCTACTCTCGAGGATACCTCGTCTCGATTGCGAGCGCTGTAGTTGTGCAGACTCTGATTATCAAAAAAAACCTAAAGCTTTTGGGCTTTGCTGTAAGTGTATTGATTGGATTTATAGTTCTGGCCCCTAAACCGTTTGGTGAGGGAGTGAAATTGCTCAGAACGTCTACTGTAGAGTCGCGCCTTACTGACTACCAAACAGGACTCAAACTTTTCCTAAAAAATCAGTTTATTGGGATCGGCTATAACCGCATCAGATACTTTAAGCCAAGTGATTCTGTGCTAAATCGTGGCCTAAGTCATGCAGGAGCATCGTTTCACTCGTCATATCTCATCGTTGCTGTCACAAGTGGCGTAGTCGGATTGGGAGCATTTTTGTACTGGTTTTGGTTGACTGGAAGAATGAGCGATTTCGCTTTGGTATCAGGAGTATTTATCTCGGTTTATTCACTGTTTGATAATATTATTCTTCATCCCTTCGTACTGTTCCTTTGGCCGATACTTATAGGACTTACTTCTCGTAAGAAACGGTGA
- a CDS encoding glycosyltransferase family 2 protein: protein MKLSAIVLSKGEESTQKAIDSVQFADEVILVVDPSATLKVQTAKKVTLVKHELAGDFSQQRNFGSTLASGAWLLFLDSDEIVTKELAEEISKTISDDHAKTAYYIKRHDYFWSKEIKYGETAKARSIGFIRLLKKNSGTWKGTVHEQFITNEPTGILKGVVNHYPHPTISDFLNSINEYSTLRAKELKINNIRFSLIKMIVYPFGKFIYTYFVRGGILDGAAGFVYSFMMSFHSFLVRAKLLNL from the coding sequence ATGAAACTTTCAGCAATCGTTCTTTCAAAAGGAGAAGAATCAACACAAAAAGCTATCGATTCTGTGCAGTTTGCAGATGAAGTCATTTTGGTTGTGGACCCATCTGCTACATTGAAAGTACAAACAGCAAAAAAGGTTACACTCGTTAAACATGAACTAGCCGGTGATTTTTCACAACAACGAAACTTCGGTTCAACACTTGCCTCTGGAGCATGGCTTCTATTTCTTGACAGCGATGAAATCGTCACCAAAGAGTTAGCCGAAGAAATCTCAAAGACGATCTCCGACGACCATGCCAAAACCGCGTACTACATAAAACGTCACGACTATTTCTGGAGTAAAGAAATAAAATATGGAGAAACAGCAAAGGCACGTTCGATTGGATTTATAAGGCTTTTGAAAAAAAACTCAGGTACATGGAAAGGAACTGTTCATGAACAGTTCATTACGAACGAGCCTACCGGAATCTTAAAAGGCGTTGTAAATCACTATCCGCATCCAACTATCTCTGATTTTCTCAATTCTATTAACGAGTACTCTACGCTGAGAGCAAAGGAGTTGAAAATTAATAATATTCGATTTTCGCTAATAAAGATGATCGTCTATCCTTTTGGAAAATTTATCTATACCTATTTTGTGAGAGGAGGAATATTAGACGGTGCTGCAGGGTTCGTGTACTCATTTATGATGAGCTTCCACTCGTTTCTTGTGAGGGCTAAGCTTTTAAATCTATGA
- a CDS encoding glycosyltransferase family 4 protein, producing the protein MKVALVRGAYLNNFEGQNYSELSNTVQVTGIASKKPIHSEFSFPVDKLLSLTDFGFPSWIANRTIGDKHYLFGLEKAVKGFDIVHTADPHYYYTYQLAMLRKQGKIKKLIATSWDTIPFNNESVEAKKRIKYFSMKYIDHFICYTNRAKKCLKAEGVNPNKITVIPLGVDLNKFKPTPKVNSRSKSGKLRILFTGRDVVEKGLSDLRTSINQLIEEGDVELLVAGNVQYDRMPEVYRLADIFVIPSKTTKTWEEQYGMSLVEAMASGLPIVAYSSGSIPEILGSVGILVPEGSTRALKKELTNLVASSSKRLRLGNVARKRAENVYDSAAFGRRIKSFYVSVLK; encoded by the coding sequence ATGAAAGTCGCCTTGGTAAGGGGAGCATATCTTAATAATTTTGAAGGACAGAATTATTCAGAGCTATCAAATACAGTACAGGTTACCGGCATAGCATCGAAAAAGCCTATTCATTCAGAATTTTCATTTCCGGTTGATAAGCTCCTATCTCTTACTGATTTCGGATTTCCGAGTTGGATCGCAAACAGAACTATCGGTGACAAGCACTATCTATTTGGTCTCGAGAAGGCGGTTAAAGGCTTCGATATTGTACATACGGCCGACCCACATTATTACTACACCTATCAACTTGCGATGTTAAGAAAGCAGGGAAAGATCAAGAAGTTAATTGCAACCAGCTGGGACACAATTCCATTTAATAACGAATCGGTTGAAGCTAAAAAACGAATTAAGTATTTCAGCATGAAGTATATCGATCATTTTATCTGTTATACAAACCGCGCAAAGAAGTGCTTAAAAGCCGAGGGAGTAAATCCAAATAAAATTACAGTTATCCCTCTTGGGGTAGACCTCAACAAATTTAAACCAACTCCTAAAGTAAATTCTAGATCGAAAAGTGGAAAACTACGAATACTTTTTACGGGACGCGATGTAGTTGAGAAAGGACTTTCAGATTTGAGAACTTCGATTAATCAATTAATCGAAGAGGGAGATGTTGAGTTGTTGGTTGCAGGAAATGTACAGTATGATCGAATGCCTGAGGTGTATCGACTGGCTGATATTTTTGTCATCCCATCCAAGACGACAAAAACATGGGAGGAACAGTACGGGATGAGTTTAGTAGAGGCAATGGCATCAGGATTACCCATCGTTGCATATTCCTCTGGATCCATCCCAGAAATCCTAGGATCGGTAGGAATACTAGTGCCAGAAGGTAGTACGAGAGCGCTCAAGAAAGAATTAACTAATCTCGTAGCCTCATCTTCAAAAAGACTACGGCTTGGTAATGTTGCTCGGAAACGCGCAGAGAACGTATACGACTCGGCAGCTTTTGGTCGAAGGATCAAATCATTTTACGTCTCTGTCCTGAAATAA
- a CDS encoding glycosyltransferase — protein sequence MKISVDAGALCGAHKFGTYVVTHNILEALGRFDQSNLYTGYLYKKTSHLPVFDNLKFKVLRPSFAWMSVRVSIEEMMHSKNIYLGLSQAIPWFSKAKIVSFMHGLSFHYHKELYPDSYEALKDQVLFATSRASNIIVSSIKVQHELSEQFGFQTSVVLPFGVPFDMIELEKMTTSSRPYFLFVGMDHPVKNIEYLVQAFTIFKEQKAYEDFELILVGNHERYVDPKLRIRSVRADRAKLRELYRNSTAYLTASLYESYNLPVLEALSQNCKVIGKTSAIIPEFKSFVNIADKIEDFVDNMKNASTAKKIGNRDKVLDIFRWDKYVTRLSSFY from the coding sequence ATGAAAATATCGGTTGATGCAGGAGCTCTCTGTGGGGCACATAAATTTGGCACTTATGTTGTAACGCATAACATACTGGAAGCCCTCGGACGATTCGATCAGAGCAATTTATATACGGGATATTTGTATAAGAAAACTTCTCATCTTCCAGTGTTTGATAACCTAAAGTTTAAAGTACTTCGACCTTCGTTTGCATGGATGTCGGTTCGGGTAAGCATCGAAGAGATGATGCATTCAAAAAATATCTACTTAGGCCTGAGCCAGGCCATTCCTTGGTTCAGTAAGGCGAAAATTGTTTCATTCATGCATGGTCTTTCATTTCATTATCACAAAGAACTATACCCCGATTCGTATGAGGCGCTAAAAGATCAGGTGTTGTTCGCAACGTCACGAGCAAGCAACATCATCGTTTCATCAATAAAAGTTCAGCATGAACTAAGCGAACAGTTTGGCTTCCAGACTTCAGTAGTTCTTCCGTTTGGAGTGCCGTTTGACATGATTGAGTTAGAAAAGATGACTACGTCTAGTAGGCCATACTTCCTGTTTGTGGGAATGGATCACCCGGTAAAGAACATTGAGTATCTTGTTCAGGCATTTACTATTTTTAAAGAGCAAAAGGCATATGAAGACTTCGAGCTCATTCTTGTAGGAAATCATGAGAGATATGTCGATCCAAAGTTAAGGATTCGATCGGTAAGGGCAGATCGTGCAAAGCTTCGAGAATTATATCGAAACTCCACTGCGTATCTCACAGCTTCTTTATACGAAAGCTATAACCTTCCTGTGCTTGAAGCGCTATCACAGAACTGCAAGGTCATTGGCAAAACCTCCGCGATCATTCCTGAGTTTAAGAGTTTTGTAAATATTGCCGATAAGATCGAAGATTTTGTAGATAACATGAAAAATGCGTCAACAGCAAAGAAGATTGGTAATCGAGATAAAGTATTAGACATATTCCGTTGGGACAAGTATGTTACAAGACTATCAAGCTTTTATTAA
- a CDS encoding polysaccharide biosynthesis C-terminal domain-containing protein has translation MKIALIIVAIPESSKLAQKLARLIAKKRLGKLSTHIVVNRKGTEGYSHGVNKGLNLAKLDNPDLYIVANPDLVNVRLSKKLISQAVKHFDLWGYAFKQDGDIFYGGEIDRNRLTAGLSRDKKGNFSKTDFVSGSLMLFTRKTFKKLGFWSEQYHMYYEDVDYSQRAINAGLRVGVVSSVIYEHLEMSKANVDKDGQLMASWIRFFIKNAELRNWLYELIRLPKTLYEHYPLIFHQLKRRPFVYNFMTLNFSSLAIKILNFILFLFLVRFFTANQFGLYNLVWAQIGLFMPLADMGTTNYEIFHLKKGSTTEFSKLFSVRLVLSIFIAIVTLIYTYGVFRQPELLLLTALSTPVVLANAVSGSFLIYTTLIARTYLASLYSLFFNTFLIAVLIGLMVGRFGMRSLFLAEGILFGLYGLYLWLKTKQMMRLKIGIPKMSYLKNITRKSYMYILLSFFAGLYFKVDLLILQYFKGVHEVGVYASGYKFFEALIFVGSSYTIAATPIYKQHLEEDRPAVKKKIIRDSTLLFILGMGIAIFSWFSAPIILPFALGKEFVQGIWAFRVVIFALPFLLVSAVCMNVLYLLKKVKWVVAIFLFQIFVNIVGNVIFVPLFSYHASAIITVLCEMLNTAITIPLVIKAYENIG, from the coding sequence ATGAAAATTGCGTTGATTATTGTTGCGATACCTGAGTCCAGTAAACTAGCGCAAAAACTCGCTCGCCTTATTGCTAAAAAACGATTAGGGAAACTTTCTACGCATATTGTAGTAAACAGGAAGGGTACCGAAGGCTATTCGCACGGTGTAAACAAAGGGCTTAATTTAGCAAAACTTGATAATCCCGACCTCTACATTGTGGCAAATCCTGATTTGGTGAATGTTAGGCTGAGTAAGAAATTAATATCCCAAGCAGTGAAACATTTTGATCTTTGGGGATATGCTTTCAAACAAGATGGAGATATATTTTATGGCGGTGAGATTGATCGGAACAGATTAACTGCAGGATTGTCTCGTGATAAAAAGGGAAATTTTTCAAAAACTGATTTCGTATCAGGGTCTTTAATGCTTTTCACAAGAAAGACATTTAAAAAGCTTGGTTTCTGGTCCGAGCAATACCATATGTATTATGAAGATGTTGACTATTCTCAACGAGCGATAAATGCTGGACTCAGGGTTGGAGTAGTTAGCTCGGTTATCTATGAACATCTCGAGATGTCAAAAGCGAATGTCGATAAAGATGGGCAGTTAATGGCAAGTTGGATACGGTTTTTTATAAAAAACGCAGAACTGAGGAATTGGCTATACGAATTGATTCGCTTACCAAAGACGCTTTATGAGCACTATCCCCTTATCTTTCATCAACTTAAGAGAAGGCCGTTTGTATACAATTTTATGACACTTAACTTCTCGTCACTTGCAATAAAGATTCTTAACTTCATCTTATTTCTTTTCTTAGTACGATTTTTCACCGCCAATCAGTTTGGTCTCTACAACTTAGTATGGGCACAAATTGGACTATTCATGCCACTGGCAGATATGGGGACAACCAACTATGAAATCTTTCATCTCAAAAAAGGTAGTACCACTGAGTTCTCAAAATTATTTTCAGTTCGGCTGGTACTAAGCATCTTCATTGCAATAGTTACGCTGATCTACACCTACGGTGTATTTAGACAACCAGAACTATTACTCCTTACAGCACTTAGCACTCCGGTTGTCCTCGCAAATGCAGTTTCGGGAAGTTTCCTCATATATACCACGCTAATTGCGCGAACATATCTTGCCTCATTGTACTCACTGTTCTTCAACACATTCCTTATCGCTGTTCTAATAGGTCTGATGGTTGGCCGATTTGGAATGCGCTCTCTCTTCCTAGCAGAGGGGATACTGTTTGGTCTCTATGGACTATATCTCTGGCTTAAAACAAAACAGATGATGCGTCTGAAGATAGGAATACCTAAGATGAGCTACCTAAAAAATATCACAAGGAAATCATATATGTATATTCTTCTCAGTTTTTTTGCAGGGCTATACTTCAAAGTTGATCTTCTCATTCTTCAGTATTTTAAGGGAGTACATGAGGTTGGCGTATATGCTTCAGGTTATAAATTTTTCGAGGCACTTATTTTCGTTGGGTCAAGCTATACCATTGCCGCAACTCCAATATACAAACAACACCTTGAAGAAGACAGACCGGCAGTTAAAAAAAAGATTATACGAGACTCAACGCTCTTGTTCATTTTAGGTATGGGCATCGCCATTTTTTCTTGGTTCAGCGCTCCTATTATTCTCCCTTTTGCCTTAGGTAAGGAATTTGTACAGGGAATCTGGGCCTTCAGAGTAGTAATCTTCGCACTCCCATTTCTGTTGGTATCGGCAGTTTGCATGAACGTACTCTATCTTCTTAAGAAGGTAAAGTGGGTAGTAGCAATTTTTCTTTTCCAGATTTTCGTCAACATAGTTGGAAATGTTATTTTTGTTCCTTTGTTTTCATATCATGCAAGTGCGATAATTACTGTACTGTGTGAAATGTTGAACACAGCTATTACGATTCCGCTCGTCATAAAAGCTTATGAAAATATCGGTTGA